Sequence from the Sphingobacteriaceae bacterium GW460-11-11-14-LB5 genome:
TCCGAAAGAAGAAAGAGAGAAAGTAGGTGTAACCGATAACTTACTTCGTTTAAGTGTGGGCGTAGAAGATATCGACGATCTTTTAGAAGATCTGGCTAATGCATTGGCATAATATTTCAATCGGGCAGGTCATAAATACCTGTCCGGTTTTTTCTTTTTGTAAAGCCAGGCTGTGCCAGTATTAGTGCTCGTCCGGCTTTTCACTAAATCTTTTTTGTTGAGGTATCTGTTTCATCAAAATGAGGAAAAACAAAAAAGGATACCGTTTCAATCCGGTTTAAATGGCAGCAATTGTGCTGCTGTTTACGTCTAAACAAAACTAATCATGCAATTTCTGGAGTTAAAGAATTTTCTGGATAGTAAAGTTGAACAATACAATCAGCCAGATTTTATAGCAAACGATCCGGTTTGTATTCCCCATCTTTTCGAAAAAAAACAGGATATAGAAATTGCAGGCTTTTTTGCTGCAGTTTTAGCCTGGGGGCAGCGGAAAACCATTATTAATAAATGTAAGGAACTGCTTAGGCGGATGGATAATGCGCCTTACGATTTTGTTGTTCATCATACCGATAGCGATTTAAAACGTCTGCTGAACTTTAAACACCGCACATTTAACGATACCGATTTACTTTATTTCATCTCATTTTTTAAGCAGCACTATCAAAACTACAATAGTTTAGAGCAGGCGTTTGTACCTGGGCAAGATGTTTTTCGTGCGGAGTATTTAGCCGTTTCATCTGTAAAACCAGAAATAACTTATGCCTCTGAAGTGTGTTATGCTGCTGAACTTAATTTTTCAATAGAGCAGGCGCTGAACCATTTCAGGCAGTATTTTTTCTCCCTGGAAGATTTTCCTCACCGCACGAAGAAACATATTTCCTCGCCAAAGCAAAAATCTACCTGTAAACGTTTAAACATGTTTTTGCGGTGGATGGTTAGGGTAGATCAAAAAGGTGTCGATTTTGGTATCTGGAATACACTTCAGCCTAAAGATCTGATTTGTCCCTGCGATGTGCACGTAGACCGGGTAGGGCGTTTGCTTGGGCTGATTAACAGAAAGCAGACAGATTGGTTAACCGCAATTGAATTAACCGAGAATTTGAAACAGTTTGATCCGTCCGATCCGGTAAAGTATGATTTTGCATTATTTGGCCTGGGTGTAGAAAAGCTGTTATAAGCTTAGTGAAATTGAGAAATGTCAAAAAAAAATTCTTTTTTTCAATTCAATCTTCCTATACTTACATAGTGGTCTTGCTTCGGTTTAGCAGGATTGTGTCTATCCCAACAGTTTCGCTATGATTGCAGTTAATTTATCTGATGAAGATAGGTGGAAGAAATACAATAATTTTTCGCCACTAGTCTCAATTTTCAAGAAATTTCACCCGCTTAATGATGAAATAGAAAAGCGGATTAACCAGCACACTTTTCCAATCAGCTACAAAAAGAATAAATACCTCGTCTCACCAGTTGATCGCAACAAGTTCCTTTTTTTAATTGTTAAAGGTGTGGTGAGGGGTTTTATAAAAGATGGAGATAATGAGATTACCACATGGATTGCCAAAGAGAATGAAGTGGTAGGTACCATACGTAATTTGTGGATAGATGGCGATTCGGAAGAGTATTTACAGGCATTAGAAGATGTAGATTTAGTTGCCATCCCGCATGTATTATCCGAATATCTTTACGAAAATTTTCCGGAAGCGAATATCGTGGGCAGAAAGATGATGGAGTTGTATTACCGCTCGGCAGAAGAGCGTGCTTACCTGTGCCGGATTTCGTCAGCCGAGAAAAGATATAAACGGTTTTTACTCTCTTTCCCTGATTTAATTAACCGCGTTTCTTTAAAACATATTGCTTCTTTTTTAGCCATCAGGCTCGAAACATTGAGTAGGATCAGGGCGAAGATTTAATTCTTATCATTCGATTTATTTTCTTGCTTTTTTTAAGGTGAAGGGTTTAGGATTTTAACAGATCTTAAACCCTTTTTGTTTATGCCTGAAAATTACATTTCTAGTTTTAATCAGTAGTATAAATACTACATGTGATTAGATAGTTGTTGATTAATATCAAAAAAACACTTCGCAGACTGGTTGTTGTATGCCAGCATAGTAAAAGTTAATTTCTTTTTTTGTTTACTTTGTAGTATTGGTAATACAGTTTTTGACAATTTAAGTACAAAAATCGTTAACAATATTGTGGTTTTTTGGTGCTTGCAGGAGTGTTAAAAATAACATACTTTTGCCACCCTTAAAAACGGCATTTTATAATAGTCTCTATCTCTTCAAAAGTGTTTTATAATCAGCGTACAAACGCGGTTTTTACTGCATCCTATAAAGAGAAATTTTTATTGAAAAACAACCTTTTTAGGAAGATTTTGTGCTCATCGGATGAGATCAATTACATGCAGTGATTAACCAATTATTTCCAGGTGGAAAATGAATAAAATTATACAACGCTTTCTCTTCAGTTTTCAAAAAGAAACAAGGTTCAAACTAATGGCATTGTCGTTATTTTTACTGGTTTCTTATTCTTCAGCTACTGCGCAAACTTACAAAACGCACTATATTGCTCCTGCACCATGGCAATATTGGAGTAGCGCCAATGAAATTGTCATTTCCACCAATACTGCCGGAACTACTGCAACCGTTAAGAAAAGTGATGGAAGTTCAATTACGACTTTAACACCCACTCCCGGCAACCCGGCAGTTTACAGGTTTGCCGGTGATCCGGTTGGTTTAGCAAAAAACAGCCTGAATACGATACTTAATGCTGCAGGAATTATTGTGACCGGTAACAATCCAATTGCGGTAAATATCAGGAACGTAGCTTCTGACGATATTCCTGCTGGTGCATATAGCTCTACCAATGATCAGTATATTAAAGGGAATGCTTCATTATTCAGCTTTGGAGATGCTGCCGTTGGTAATGCTTTCAGGGTAGGTTATTATCGCGATGGGGATCTGAATGGCGTGGCAGCCAGTGTTTCTACCAAGCGGCCAGTATATAGTATTCTGGCGATCGAAAATAATACCACGATCAAACTTAATGGTACGGCCATTACTACATTAAATGCCGGTCAAAGTTATATTTTACAGGCTGCCATGGGGAGTTTGGTGGAAACATCAGGCCCTGTTGTAATGAATACCGGAATAAACGTAGATGCGCCGGAGGCCTGTGGTGATGGTGCTTATAATCCGGTTCCTCCAATTTCTTCTTTGGGCAATGAATATGTGGTGATCAGGGGAAAAGGAAATAATACGGCTGAACAAACCACTATTATAGCTTCAGAAGCGAACACCAATGTAACCGTATCTAATTTTGATCACAATGGCGTACTGCAATCAACCAATACCTATAACCTCATTGCTGAGGGAAGTTTTATCACTTTCCCCAATGGCGTATCTACCGGAACCAATACAGGAAACGTTCAGGTAGGGGATGCATCTTCGGGATCGAGGATTGTAGCAACAAAAAATGTAGTAGCCTATTCGGGTACTGCAAATCAATGTGAAGTTGATATAGCCACTTTAGCACCGCTGAGTGCCTGTGGAGGTTCGTTAAAAGCAGAAACCTACAAGTTTAGAGGCAATAATCTGGGAGATTTGCCATACTTCGCTTATCTGATTACCAAAAGTTCTACTGATAAAATCTATCTAACCACTAACGGAGGTTCGCCGGCATTTAACAATACAGATGTGGAAACTATCCCTGGGGTAGGGGTACGTAGACAATTGGGAAGTTCTGGTGCTTATGCCATCGATTTTGAGAATACGAATATTGGTAACCCGAATTCATTTTATTTAAGCAGTAATACCAGATGGACTGTTGCCATGGTACAATCGGGTGGTGGTTTTTCGATGTCGAATTTTCTTTCCCCATTTCCGGAGAAAGCATTAAAACCAACCTTTGCGCAAGCCGATTGTGCATCTGCATTATTAAGTGCCGATGCCAATAGTAATGCTCCTTTTCAATGGTATCTAAATGGAGTGGCTATTGCGGGTGCAACTGCGAGGACTTATCAGGCTACGGTTTCTGGTTCTTATACCATCACGTCGACATTAGATTGCGGAATCAGTTCACAATCACTTCCGGTAACCATTGCCTTATGTAATGTTGATTTGATCTTAACCAAGGCGGTTGATGATACATCACCAGCAAAAGGAGGGACGGTTAATTTTACCATCACCGTAAAAAATTCGAACGTTGCTTCAGGTACAGTTACCGGTACAGGTAATGCAATAGCTGTTTCGGCAACAGATTTGCTTCCTTCAGGATATACTTATGTTTCAAGTGTGGCCGCTACCGGAACATCTTACGATCCAACTACAGGTTTGTGGTCAATTGGAAGTATGAATGCTGGTCAGAGCCTTACGCTTACTATAACCGCTAAGGTTAATAATTCTGGAAATTACAATAATACTGCAACAGTAACCGGACCACAGGCAGATCCTGTATTGTCAAATAATACCGCTTCGGCAAGTGTTACACCGGTAAATATTTCATTAACATCGGCAACGGGAACAGATAACCAATCGATCTGTGTTGGTGGAACTACAACAGCAATCCAATATCTGATTACAGGAACACCTATCGTTTTAGTAACAGGTTTAGGTTCATCAGGGCTGAATTATGGAACCACAACTTCCAATGGAAATACTATTTTAACTATTGATGCTGGGACGGTATCTAATGCTGGCAATTATAATTATACGGTAAGGGCAACATATGCGTCCCCATCTGTTACGGTTATTAATGCAACAGGATCTATCGTTGTAAGTCCTCAGGTAACTACCCCCGTTTTTACGCTGGGTGCTACTTCATCCCGCTGTCAGGGCTTCGGTACACAAACCTATTCGGCAACAGCCAGCAACGCGACTGGAATTACCTATAGCATTAGTCCGGCAAATTCCGGTGTAGTTAATGCCAATACCGGTGCGGTAACCTGGTCGTCTGTTTATAATGGTACTGCAACGATTACGGCGACTGCTGTAGGGATATGCGGAACTAAAACAGCAAATCATACCGTAACGATTAATTCAACAGGAACGATTAGCGGGGCCGCTACCGTTTGTTCTGGTTCAAACGGAACATTGACCTTATCTGGTGCGCCTTCAACTGTGGTGCGTTGGGAATCATCAACAGATAATGGTATAAACTGGACGACAATTGCAAATACCACAACAACTTTAAATTATAGCAATATTGCTGCAACTACGCTTTACAGAGCAATTGTTTCTGGTGGAGGCTGTACCAATGCCGCTTCAGGAACAGCAAATGTAACGGTAACACCTCGTCCGGTAATTGCTAATCAAACTTATTACATCTGTAAAACAGGTAGTTTTACTTTTGCACCAATTGATGTGCCTAATGGAACAACCTACACATGGTCTAGTCCAACGCTTTCTTCTGCAAATATTACCGGCGGAACCGCTGGTACTGATCAGCTTTCGGTTAATCAAACCTTAACCAATTCAGGTACAACATTACAAACGGCAACCTACACGGTTACGCCTACTTATTCATCATGTTCGGGTAATGCTTTCACTATTACTGTATATGTGGTGCCAACGCTTACGGCTACAGCAAGCGGAACAAGTATCTGTTCTGCATCTGCGTTTAGTGTTACGCCAAATAGTAATGTAAATGGAACAAGCTATACCTGGACAGCAGTTTTAGCAAACGGAACAGCCTCGGGGTTTTCGAATCAATCTACTGCGGTTACTGCGCCAATTTCGCAAACCTTAACAAACACTTCAGGAGCCGATGCTACTGTAAGATATACCGTAACACCAATTTATAATGGTTGTAGCGGCGCTACTTTTACTTTCGATGTGATTGTAAGAACGGCTACACCAGCACCAACGGCAAGCAACCAGACTTTCTGCGAGATTTCCAATGCTACAGTTGCGAATTTAGCTGCAGCAGAGACTTCAGTTAAATGGTACACACAGGCAACAGGCGGAACCGCCCTGGCTTCGGGTACAGCTTTGACCAATGGCACTTATTATGCCAGTCAGACTTTAAACGGTTGTGAGAGCGCAAGCCGTGCACAGATCACGGTAACGATTACAGCTACACCAGCACCAACGGCAAGCAACCAGACTTTCTGCGAAATCTCGAATGCTACAGTTGCGAATTTAGCTGCTGCAGGAACTTCAGTTAAATGGTATACCCAGGCAACAGGCGGAACCGCCCTGGCTTCGGGTACAGCTTTGACCAATGGCACTTATTATGCCAGTCAGACTTTAAACAGTTGTGAGAGCGCAAGCCGTGCACAGATCACGGTAACGATCACAGCTACAGCTGCACCAACGGCAAGCAACCAGACTTTCTGCGAAATCTCCAATGCTACGGTTGCGAATTTAGCTGCGGCAGGAACTACGGTTAAATGGTATACCCAGGCAACAGGCGGAACAGCCCTGGCTTCAACAACTGCGTTGACCAATGGCACTTATTATGCCAGTCAGACTTTAAACAGTTGTGAGAGCGCAACCCGTGCACAGATCACGGTAACAATCACAGCTACACCAGCACCAACGTCAAGTAACCAGACTTTCTGCGAAATCGCCAGTGCTACGGTTGCGAATTTAGCTGCGGCAGGAACTTCAGTTAAATGGTATACTCAGGCAACAGGCGGGACAGCCCTGGCTTCAACAACTGCGTTGACCAATGGCACTTATTATGCCAGTCAGACTTTAAACAGTTGTGAGAGCGCAAGCCGTGCACAGATCACTGTAACGATCACAGCTACAGCTGCACCAACGGCAAGCAACCAGACTTTCTGCGAAATCTCCAATGCTACGGTTGCGAATTTAGCTGCGGCAGGAACTACGGTTAAATGGTATACCCAGGCAACAGGCGGAACCGCCCTGGCTTCGGGTACAGCTTTAACCAATGGCACTTATTATGCCAGTCAGACTTTAAACGGTTGTGAGAGCGCAAGCCGTGCACAGATCACGGTAACAATCACGGCTACACCAGCACCAACGGCAAGCAACCAGACTTTCTGCGAAATCTCGAATGCTACGGTTGCGAATTTAGCTGCAGCAGGGACTTCAGTTAAATGGTACACCCAGGCAACGGGCGGAACTGCTTTGGCTTCGGGAACAGCTTTGACCAATGGTACTTATTATGCCAGTCAGACTTTAAACAGTTGTGAGAGCGCAAGCCGTGCACAGATCACGGTAACGATTTATCAAACGCCAAAAGGCTTTAATGATACCAGGACTTTAGATTGTGCTGGAAGTTTTAGCTATAATATTCAAACCTTAAATATTAATAATACGGCTAATGGTGGGAATTCGGTTCCGGCATCCTTCACCTGGACAGTAAATTCAAATACGAATGTTACGGGTGCTGCTAATGGAACGGGTAATACAATTACGCAAACTTTAATTAATACGAGTAACAGTATCCAAACAATCGTGTATACCATAACACCAAAGGCAACTGTTACAGGTGGTTGCGTTGGTAATGCATTTACTGTAACGGTATCTGTTCCGGTATGCTCGTCGATATCGATTACAAAATCTGCGGATGTTTCATCAGTTAATAAAGCTGGAAATGTTATTCATTACACCATAACGGTAAGCAATACTGGAAATGCAAATCAAAATAACGTAATCGTTAGCGATCCCTTGCTAGGTGGTGCTTTAAGCAACCCAACAAAAACCGGAAATACAGATAATATTTTAGAAAAAGGCGAAATCTGGACTTACAATGGATCTTATACAGTACTTCAATCAGATTTAAATAATAATGGTAACCCAACAAATAACCTAGGAAAGGTTACCAATACAGCAAGTGTTAGTACCACCGAGTTACCAACGGCAAAGACAGCAACGGCTGATGTTAACATTGCTTTAAGTCCGGCGGTTACTTTAGTGAAAACCGGAACATTAAACATTAATGGAAACTCGATCAGTTACCTGTTTACAGTTAAAAATACCGGTAATGTAACCTTGAATAACCTCGTGATAACAGATAGCAAGGTTACGGGCACTATAACATTGGCTGCTACAACACTGGCACCCGGAATGAGTACTACGGCTACGGCTTCATATACAATTTCTACTGCTGAAAAGGCCTTAGGCTCGGTGAGCAATACCGCTACTGTTAGCGGAAAAGATCCGTTAAATGGCACTGTTTCTGATATTTCGGGAACTACTGAAGGCAACAATACACCAACTGTAACCAATACCGGCGTTTATGCAGTTGATGATGAAGGAACTTTAAATGCAGTAACAGGCGGTGTTGCCGTGAACAATGTGTTGGTTAACGATAAAGTGAACGGTAACCAGGCTACTTTAGCTAATGTGACCATCAGTCAGATTTCGAGTTCAAACCCTAACATCTCTATTGATCCTGCAACTGGAAAAGTAAATGTTCTTCCGGGTACACCTGTAGGAACATATACATTGGTTTATCAGATTGAAGATAAAGCAAACCCTGGAAATGTAAAAGAAGCGACTGTTACGGTTCACTTGATTAGCGGAGCGATATTAGCTGTTGATAATAGTGGAAGTGCAAATAGTGTTACCGGCGGAACGGCGGTTGCTAATATTCTGGGTAACGATACCTACAATGGTGGTGCACAAGCAAACCTATCTAATGTCACCATTACCAACGGTACAAACGATAGCAATGGTAAAGTAACACTCGATCCGGCAACAGGCGCGGTAAGTGTGGCTGCCAATACTCCAGCTGGTGTTTACACCTTGACTTATACGATCACCGATAAACTGGATGCTTTGAAAACTTCGACCGCAACGGTGAAAGTAACCGTGGCTTCAGGCGCATTATTGGCTAAAGATGATGCAGGGACAGCTAACTCGGTTACAGGCGGAACAGCAGTAGCCAATGTTTTGACAAACGATACTTACAACGGAACGACAACTGCTCCGACTTTAAATGATGTCACCATTACCAACGGTACAAACGATAGCAATGGTAAAGTAACACTCGATCCGGCAACAGGCGCGGTAAGTGTGGCTGCGAATACCCCAGCTGGTGTTTACACCTTAACTTATACCATCACCGATAAACTGGATGCTTCGAAAACTTCTACTGCAACAGTGAAAGTAACCGTGAATTCAGGTACATTATTGGCGAAGGATGATGCCGGCACTTCAAATTCAGTAACCGGCGGAACAGCGGTTGCCAATGTTTTGGCAAACGATACTTACAACGGAACAACTGTTGCTCCAACTTTGGCTGATGTGACCATCACGAATGGTAGCAACGATAGCAATGGTAAAGTAACACTCGATCCGGCAACAGGCGCGGTAAGTGTGGCTGCCAATACTCCAGCTGGTGTTTACACCTTGACTTATACGATCACCGATAAACTGGATGCTTTGAAAACTTCGACCGCAACGGTGAAAGTAACCGTGGCTTCAGGCGCATTATTGGCTAAAGATGATGCAGGGACAGCTAACTCGGTTACAGGCGGAACAGCAGTAGCCAATGTTTTGACAAACGATACTTACAACGGAACGACAACTGCTCCGACTTTAAATGATGTCACCATTACCAACGGTACAAACGATAGCAATGGTAAAGTAACACTCGATCCGGCAACAGGCGCGGTAAGTGTGGCTGCGAATACCCCAGCTGGTGTTTACACCTTAACTTATACCATCACCGATAAACTGGATGCTTCGAAAACTTCTACTGCAACAGTGAAAGTAACCGTGAATTCAGGTACATTATTGGCGAAGGATGATGCCGGCACTTCAAATTCAGTAACCGGCGGAACAGCGGTTGCCAATGTTTTGGCAAACGATACTTACAACGGAACAACTGTTGCTCCAACTTTGGCTGATGTGACCATCACGAATGGTAGCAACGATAGCAATGGTAAAGTAACACTCGATCCGGCTACAGGCGCAGTAAGTGTGGCTGCGAATACCCCGGCTGGCGTTTATACCTTAACTTATACGATCACCGATAAACTAGATGCTTCGAAAACTTCTACCGCAACGGTGAAAGTAACCGTGGCTTCAGGTACTTTATTGGCTAAAGATGATGCAGGTACTTCAAATTCGGTAACTGGTGGAACGGCAGTAGCTAATGTTTTGACAAATGATACCTACAACGGAACGACTGTTGCTCCGACTTTGGCTGATGTGACCATCACCAACGGTACAAATGATAGCAATGGTAAAGTAACACTCGATCCGGCAACAGGAGCGGTAAGTGTGGCTGCGAATACACCGGCTGGTGTTTACACCTTAACTTATACGATCACCGATAAACTGGATGCTTCGAAAACCTCTACTGCTACGGTAAAAGTAACCGTGGCTTCAGGTGCATTATTGGCGAAAGATGATGCAGGAACAGCTAACTCGGTAACAGGTGGAACGGCAGTTACGAATGTCTTGACAAACGATACTTACAACGGAACTTCAACCGCACCAACTTTGGCTGATGTCACCATTACTAA
This genomic interval carries:
- a CDS encoding TIGR02757 family protein codes for the protein MQFLELKNFLDSKVEQYNQPDFIANDPVCIPHLFEKKQDIEIAGFFAAVLAWGQRKTIINKCKELLRRMDNAPYDFVVHHTDSDLKRLLNFKHRTFNDTDLLYFISFFKQHYQNYNSLEQAFVPGQDVFRAEYLAVSSVKPEITYASEVCYAAELNFSIEQALNHFRQYFFSLEDFPHRTKKHISSPKQKSTCKRLNMFLRWMVRVDQKGVDFGIWNTLQPKDLICPCDVHVDRVGRLLGLINRKQTDWLTAIELTENLKQFDPSDPVKYDFALFGLGVEKLL
- a CDS encoding Crp/Fnr family transcriptional regulator → MIAVNLSDEDRWKKYNNFSPLVSIFKKFHPLNDEIEKRINQHTFPISYKKNKYLVSPVDRNKFLFLIVKGVVRGFIKDGDNEITTWIAKENEVVGTIRNLWIDGDSEEYLQALEDVDLVAIPHVLSEYLYENFPEANIVGRKMMELYYRSAEERAYLCRISSAEKRYKRFLLSFPDLINRVSLKHIASFLAIRLETLSRIRAKI